The proteins below come from a single Alistipes sp. ZOR0009 genomic window:
- a CDS encoding carboxypeptidase regulatory-like domain-containing protein, with protein MRMIISLIITLFLSSYAMADSGVIKGRIVDSKTKEGIANVTIKISTGATTKTDAKGIFELRNMLPGNGVLTITAPQINGKTIEVAINPDEMVDLGTIAVQLATNQSEVAMVLDESELGNEEGSTQNISTVLASSDDVYFSNFGFKFGAMRFNLRGYDQDNFTTYINGINFNTSERGNFQYSSIGGLNDAFRNRDGGNGIEMTTYSYGNVGGASNIDLRPSHQAIGAKASLAFANRAYTTRAMATYSTGILKNGWAFTASGSQRWAKEGNIEGTYYNSWAYLLSAEKIFNSRHSISITTFGSPTERGTSAGSVQEAYDLVGDNLYNPNWGYQEGKKRNARVVKSFEPSVLISYEWKIDPKTTFNAGIAGRYSQYKKSGLNWNNDNDPRPDYYRYLPSYFDKGSINYQIVTQKWKTDKNYSQIKWDELYQSNGNPDKNGRAGFILEDQNNDYKDLTFNSTLKKTLTDKITLIGGVEARKYIGSHYKTINDLLGAKYWKDVDQFAERDINSGIQPDPNALQNDLRNPNRLVTKDDKFGYDYDLYSTSANAWIQGHLSLNRWEISAATKYNFNSFYRYGNMENGRAKGNSYGKSAVNNFSDISVKTSAIYKVNGKNFVTANALYETRSPLATNAYVSPRIKNTTISDLKNGKIISGDLGYMFNYGIVRGRVSGYYTIFKDQIEISNFYHDQYQTFINYALTGVDKEHKGIELGLSSKINSQITLEFLGNVGQYKYTNNPTGTASYENGTSPDKKQTVYYDGYKVSGQPQTALSFGVNYFHPKMWFFETNLNYYDNNYIDLMPLRKESSNKAKYDTQEKFSSNFIWDASIGKLIYLKNRSSLNINLSVQNILNDKNIRTGGFEQGRVDADGDVNKFPGKYFYLQGINFFLNIGFKF; from the coding sequence ATGAGAATGATAATCTCCTTGATTATTACGCTATTCCTATCATCTTATGCGATGGCAGATTCTGGCGTAATTAAGGGAAGGATTGTAGATTCGAAAACAAAAGAGGGAATTGCTAACGTTACGATCAAAATCTCGACAGGAGCAACCACCAAAACCGATGCAAAAGGTATTTTCGAACTTCGCAACATGCTTCCTGGTAATGGCGTACTCACCATTACAGCCCCACAAATTAATGGAAAGACCATTGAGGTTGCTATTAATCCTGATGAGATGGTTGACTTAGGAACCATTGCCGTGCAGCTAGCCACCAACCAATCTGAAGTTGCCATGGTGCTCGACGAATCGGAGTTAGGCAATGAGGAGGGTAGCACTCAAAACATATCTACCGTTTTAGCCTCCTCTGATGACGTTTACTTTTCTAACTTCGGATTTAAGTTTGGAGCTATGCGCTTTAACCTCCGTGGCTACGATCAGGATAACTTTACCACCTACATCAACGGCATTAACTTTAACACCAGCGAGCGTGGTAACTTCCAGTACTCGTCTATTGGAGGATTAAACGATGCCTTCAGAAACAGGGACGGTGGAAATGGGATTGAAATGACGACCTACTCCTACGGAAATGTTGGAGGAGCCTCGAACATAGATTTAAGACCAAGCCACCAAGCCATTGGTGCAAAAGCAAGCCTTGCCTTCGCCAACAGGGCATACACCACCCGTGCTATGGCCACCTACTCTACCGGTATCCTAAAAAACGGATGGGCTTTTACCGCATCTGGCTCGCAACGTTGGGCTAAGGAGGGAAATATTGAAGGAACCTACTACAACAGCTGGGCCTACTTGTTAAGCGCCGAAAAAATCTTTAACAGCCGCCACAGCATCTCCATCACCACCTTTGGTTCGCCTACCGAAAGAGGTACCAGCGCAGGAAGCGTTCAAGAAGCATACGATTTAGTTGGCGACAATCTCTACAACCCAAACTGGGGATATCAAGAAGGAAAAAAACGCAATGCTCGTGTTGTTAAGTCATTCGAGCCTTCGGTTCTTATCTCGTACGAATGGAAGATTGATCCTAAAACAACCTTTAATGCAGGTATTGCCGGAAGATATAGCCAATACAAAAAAAGCGGCTTAAACTGGAATAACGACAACGATCCAAGACCCGACTACTATAGATATTTACCTAGCTACTTTGACAAAGGATCTATAAACTACCAAATAGTTACCCAAAAGTGGAAAACAGATAAAAACTATTCTCAAATAAAATGGGATGAACTATACCAATCGAATGGTAACCCAGACAAGAATGGAAGAGCCGGGTTTATCCTAGAAGATCAAAATAACGACTACAAAGATTTAACGTTCAATTCTACTCTAAAGAAAACGTTAACAGATAAAATTACCTTGATTGGAGGAGTTGAAGCGCGCAAGTACATTGGTTCGCACTACAAAACCATAAACGATCTACTAGGTGCAAAATACTGGAAGGATGTCGATCAATTCGCAGAAAGAGATATTAACTCTGGAATACAACCTGATCCTAACGCCCTACAAAACGACCTTAGAAACCCTAACAGACTCGTAACTAAGGACGATAAGTTCGGATATGATTACGATCTATACTCTACCTCTGCCAATGCATGGATTCAAGGACACCTATCTTTAAATAGGTGGGAGATATCTGCTGCAACCAAGTACAACTTTAACTCGTTCTATCGCTATGGAAACATGGAGAATGGCCGTGCCAAAGGAAATTCGTACGGGAAAAGTGCAGTTAACAACTTTAGCGACATCTCGGTAAAAACAAGCGCTATTTACAAGGTAAACGGAAAGAACTTTGTAACTGCAAACGCTCTATACGAGACTCGTTCTCCTCTTGCCACCAATGCTTACGTATCTCCTCGTATCAAAAACACCACCATTAGCGATCTTAAAAATGGAAAGATCATCTCTGGCGATTTAGGTTACATGTTTAACTACGGAATCGTAAGAGGTCGCGTTAGCGGATACTACACCATATTCAAAGATCAAATTGAAATAAGCAACTTCTACCACGATCAATACCAAACGTTCATTAACTACGCCCTTACAGGTGTTGATAAAGAGCACAAGGGTATCGAGCTAGGCCTATCTTCTAAAATTAACTCGCAAATTACCCTCGAGTTCTTAGGAAATGTTGGCCAGTACAAGTACACCAATAACCCAACAGGTACTGCCAGCTACGAGAATGGTACCAGCCCAGATAAGAAACAAACTGTTTACTACGACGGATACAAGGTGAGCGGACAACCACAAACTGCGCTAAGCTTTGGGGTAAACTACTTCCATCCTAAAATGTGGTTCTTCGAAACTAACCTAAACTACTACGATAACAACTATATCGACTTGATGCCCCTTCGTAAAGAAAGTAGCAACAAGGCAAAGTACGACACCCAAGAAAAATTCAGCAGCAACTTTATTTGGGATGCATCAATTGGTAAGCTGATCTACCTAAAAAACAGGTCATCACTAAACATTAACCTTTCAGTTCAAAACATCCTAAACGATAAAAATATCAGAACAGGCGGATTTGAGCAAGGACGTGTAGATGCAGACGGTGACGTCAATAAGTTCCCCGGAAAGTACTTCTACCTACAAGGAATAAACTTCTTCCTAAACATTGGATTTAAATTCTAA
- a CDS encoding DUF5689 domain-containing protein, whose product MKRFLYTLLGIGLLAGVVGCSPEFDTPEYKESQYTGAATMTIKAFKERFTNKAPVEIKENIVLRGVVNASDSCGNVYKKIYFQDLEGTAGLELVVDGSSLYKICNVGQEIFVECKGLYVGNYDGYTAIGTPFTKSNGDVTIGRMPLFLAKEHIFKQGRRDVSKVKVQTINSLTELTPDMVDRVITIKNIYFPGGGKDLFADKSSQYPTSRDIADLKGGRSLVYTSSYATFSQKTLPKGMGSITCVATKYGSTWQLLIRDYNDVGTFDGTDVDPNVSIIVTSLNESFNAGASNGSAAINGWCTFSTIGDRNWLTMVFDQDQNHYAQASAHKGAAPDYEYWLVTPGLDLDKATQKLISFETAMNYWMNTSSLEVYLMNDKDPSKATVKELLNARIAIATDPVNTWIPTGSIDLSSKSGVVYVGFRYRAKGGASNSTTFRVDNFKFGSEVAK is encoded by the coding sequence ATGAAAAGATTTTTATACACGCTACTAGGCATAGGACTTCTTGCAGGAGTTGTAGGCTGTAGCCCCGAATTTGACACTCCCGAGTACAAGGAAAGCCAGTACACGGGGGCAGCAACAATGACCATAAAAGCGTTTAAAGAAAGGTTTACCAACAAAGCGCCTGTAGAGATAAAAGAAAACATCGTGCTTCGAGGAGTAGTAAACGCTTCCGACTCCTGCGGTAACGTTTACAAAAAAATCTACTTCCAAGATCTTGAAGGTACAGCAGGTTTGGAACTTGTTGTTGACGGCTCTTCTTTATACAAGATCTGCAACGTTGGCCAAGAAATATTTGTAGAATGTAAGGGGCTTTACGTTGGCAATTACGACGGTTATACAGCGATAGGAACACCATTCACAAAATCGAATGGCGATGTTACCATCGGCCGTATGCCATTATTCCTTGCAAAAGAGCATATCTTTAAGCAGGGAAGACGCGATGTTTCTAAGGTAAAAGTACAAACCATCAACTCGTTAACGGAGCTAACCCCCGATATGGTAGATAGGGTAATTACCATTAAAAACATCTATTTCCCTGGTGGTGGTAAAGATTTATTTGCCGATAAGTCAAGCCAATACCCAACCTCAAGGGATATTGCCGATTTAAAAGGTGGAAGAAGCCTAGTTTACACCAGTTCCTACGCTACCTTCTCTCAAAAAACGCTTCCTAAAGGAATGGGATCGATAACCTGCGTTGCTACCAAGTATGGAAGTACCTGGCAGCTGCTTATCCGCGATTATAACGACGTAGGAACCTTCGACGGAACAGACGTAGATCCTAACGTTTCTATTATTGTAACATCGCTTAATGAAAGTTTTAATGCAGGAGCAAGTAACGGTTCTGCTGCAATCAACGGATGGTGCACCTTTAGTACAATTGGAGACAGAAACTGGCTAACAATGGTATTTGATCAAGATCAAAACCATTATGCCCAAGCATCTGCTCATAAAGGAGCAGCTCCTGATTACGAATACTGGCTGGTAACCCCAGGTCTTGATCTCGACAAAGCAACGCAAAAGTTGATCTCTTTTGAAACGGCTATGAACTACTGGATGAACACTTCCTCGCTAGAAGTATACCTGATGAACGACAAGGATCCTTCGAAGGCAACAGTAAAGGAGCTGCTTAATGCCCGAATTGCCATAGCGACAGACCCTGTCAATACATGGATACCAACAGGCAGCATCGATTTGTCGTCAAAAAGCGGTGTTGTTTATGTTGGTTTTAGGTACAGAGCCAAAGGAGGTGCTAGCAACTCAACGACATTCCGAGTAGACAACTTTAAATTTGGGAGTGAGGTAGCAAAATAA
- a CDS encoding DUF4493 domain-containing protein: MKNYLIALLAVAAFSACSKSDDTPTPAAGNGFLKIKAEISSTTIAKSGFSAQDLAVSIIRKKDGQAVKTFDKYAEIGENNIELPADTYVVKTTSGSFSEAKWDTPAYEATKEVTLAANATEKLTLTNIQTNAGVKITYTESFKKAYSSYNTLIESESGNLIYGIGEQRTGYFKPGNLKITTTNNGTPVAVFTRNVNAQELANVEISYQADGTQNGKIVVTFTVIGSNNTFTEDVVILNPTKPGEGGTTPGDAASSLFEDFSTAQQGGIDGSGSSGWPGDELFKIIGTVYQAGGAIRVGSSSTTGAIENKYPLNLSANNGTFTIKFKAKGWNADAQLIVVVNDQKQAVTLKQGKSATSLDEYTLTFSNGTSNTIVRFETGKEIKGTTEKPSRFFIDDISINK, from the coding sequence ATGAAGAATTATCTTATAGCACTATTGGCGGTAGCGGCATTTAGCGCCTGCTCTAAGAGCGACGACACCCCTACCCCTGCAGCCGGAAACGGATTTCTTAAAATAAAGGCTGAAATAAGCAGCACTACTATTGCCAAAAGCGGATTTTCGGCGCAAGATTTGGCCGTTAGCATCATCCGAAAAAAGGATGGACAAGCCGTTAAGACATTTGACAAGTATGCTGAAATTGGCGAAAATAACATTGAGCTACCAGCCGACACCTACGTAGTAAAGACCACTAGCGGCTCCTTTTCGGAGGCCAAGTGGGATACACCTGCCTACGAAGCCACCAAGGAGGTAACGCTTGCGGCCAACGCTACAGAAAAGCTAACGCTTACCAATATCCAAACCAATGCAGGAGTAAAGATTACCTACACCGAAAGCTTCAAAAAGGCCTACTCCAGCTACAACACCCTTATTGAGTCGGAAAGTGGGAACCTAATATACGGTATAGGCGAGCAGCGTACTGGCTACTTTAAGCCAGGCAACCTCAAAATTACCACCACCAACAACGGAACCCCAGTAGCCGTTTTTACACGTAACGTAAACGCCCAAGAACTTGCCAACGTAGAGATAAGCTACCAAGCCGACGGAACCCAAAATGGGAAAATTGTGGTAACCTTTACCGTGATAGGCTCCAACAACACCTTTACCGAGGATGTGGTTATACTAAACCCCACCAAGCCGGGCGAAGGTGGCACCACCCCTGGCGATGCTGCAAGCAGCCTTTTCGAAGATTTCTCGACTGCGCAGCAGGGTGGAATAGACGGATCAGGATCGAGTGGTTGGCCCGGAGACGAGCTATTTAAGATTATTGGTACCGTATATCAGGCTGGAGGTGCCATCAGAGTGGGCAGCAGCAGCACCACCGGTGCCATAGAGAATAAGTATCCGCTTAACCTTTCGGCCAACAACGGCACCTTTACCATTAAGTTTAAGGCCAAAGGATGGAATGCCGACGCCCAGCTAATCGTAGTTGTAAACGACCAAAAGCAGGCAGTTACACTTAAGCAGGGAAAGAGTGCCACCTCGCTCGACGAGTACACCCTAACCTTTAGCAACGGAACCAGCAACACCATCGTTCGTTTCGAAACGGGTAAGGAGATAAAAGGAACTACCGAAAAGCCATCCCGCTTTTTCATTGACGATATCTCGATCAATA
- a CDS encoding DNA/RNA non-specific endonuclease, with product MKKYLSLLVVALSFSSCHEQIGGEAVEPPIIIGPVVQGDNLVMGNPSKATADIVNANNYLMVKPQYVLSYNNSTHLCNWVSWHLNKAWLGSVDRQDDFRADVDLPSGWFAVQNYSFSGSGFDRGHMCPSADRTATFVDNSATFLMTNMVPQAPNNNQIPWANFEMYCRSLAEKGYELYIVSGPQGKGGTGRNGYTETLGSNGIVVPQYTWKVVLAIYNGNDDLKRVSEATRTIGIWMPNTQDASSKSWSAYRVSVDFIEGKTGFDFFSNVPENIQKVIEARVDAEN from the coding sequence TTGAAAAAATACTTATCACTTTTAGTTGTTGCTTTGTCCTTTTCCTCTTGCCACGAGCAAATAGGAGGCGAAGCCGTTGAACCTCCAATTATTATTGGTCCTGTTGTACAGGGAGATAATCTGGTTATGGGTAATCCTTCGAAGGCTACTGCCGATATTGTCAATGCAAATAATTACCTGATGGTAAAACCTCAGTATGTTCTATCATATAATAATTCGACGCACCTATGCAATTGGGTTAGCTGGCATTTAAACAAGGCTTGGTTAGGTAGTGTTGATCGGCAAGACGATTTTAGGGCAGATGTTGATTTGCCTTCTGGTTGGTTTGCTGTTCAAAATTATAGCTTTAGCGGTTCTGGCTTTGATAGGGGGCATATGTGTCCTTCTGCCGATAGAACAGCAACATTTGTAGATAACTCTGCCACTTTTTTAATGACCAATATGGTTCCTCAGGCTCCTAATAATAACCAAATACCATGGGCTAACTTTGAGATGTACTGCCGTTCGTTAGCAGAGAAAGGGTACGAACTTTATATTGTTTCAGGACCTCAGGGAAAGGGAGGGACTGGTAGGAATGGCTACACAGAAACGTTGGGCAGTAATGGGATTGTTGTTCCTCAGTATACATGGAAAGTTGTACTTGCAATTTATAACGGGAACGACGATTTGAAAAGGGTTAGTGAAGCGACGAGGACTATTGGGATTTGGATGCCAAATACTCAGGATGCTTCATCTAAATCATGGTCTGCATATCGTGTATCTGTCGATTTTATAGAAGGGAAAACTGGGTTTGACTTTTTCTCGAATGTTCCTGAAAATATTCAAAAGGTGATTGAGGCACGTGTGGATGCGGAGAATTAG
- a CDS encoding endonuclease, producing MRQFQKLLLALAFGSLAMQSCNTDVRHEEVIQEKGLLRLAAPAANSEVNYDSLAVQINDKDNTPVVQLAKASDIPAAGLEIKPGQYTFTATPTNKRVPLFEKPIYSGSSTFSVSAANVSTLNLALKQVNFGLGISYSDKFKKTCTSYSCTVSSPDGSLTFQPNEERLGYFYRGPLVVTISYTDEKGEKKEYKHQIASSSASLAPGSKLLLNIKLPYEEGGESYTGYYQNASGKVGIALKKALTSIISTGYKGQSYDALYEAYAKGDIRTDNTGAIWDIYSDIPSGTPPYYFQPNQDRCGTYKNEGDCFNREHCIPQSWFKSQSPMVSDYLHILPTDGKVNGMRSNYPFGEVESSTFTSMNGSKLGNPKKDLGISTTVFEPIDAYKGDIARIYFYFVTRYAEDIHKWDNNVFSSDDLGLDPWVIKMFIRWHKNDPVSAKEQKRNEVAEEFQHNRNPFVDHPEFVDRIWGAGTSSKSVQRPVKYQYTITIK from the coding sequence ATGAGACAATTTCAAAAACTACTGCTGGCGCTGGCCTTTGGCTCGCTGGCAATGCAATCGTGCAACACCGATGTGCGGCACGAAGAGGTAATCCAGGAGAAAGGATTGCTACGTTTAGCCGCACCCGCGGCAAATTCGGAGGTTAACTACGATAGCCTTGCCGTTCAAATCAACGATAAGGATAACACCCCCGTGGTGCAGCTGGCCAAGGCTTCGGATATACCCGCAGCAGGCTTAGAGATTAAGCCAGGACAGTACACCTTTACCGCTACGCCAACCAACAAGCGCGTACCGCTATTCGAGAAGCCAATCTACTCGGGCAGCAGCACCTTTTCGGTTAGCGCAGCCAACGTATCCACCCTCAACCTTGCACTAAAGCAGGTTAACTTTGGGTTGGGCATCAGCTACTCCGATAAGTTTAAGAAAACCTGTACCAGCTACAGCTGTACCGTGTCGAGTCCTGATGGAAGCCTAACCTTTCAGCCAAACGAAGAGCGATTGGGATACTTTTATCGCGGTCCACTAGTTGTTACCATCTCCTATACCGACGAAAAAGGCGAGAAGAAGGAGTATAAGCATCAAATTGCCTCCAGCAGCGCCAGCTTAGCTCCCGGATCTAAGCTGCTTCTTAATATAAAGCTCCCATACGAAGAGGGTGGCGAGTCGTACACCGGCTACTACCAAAATGCATCCGGCAAGGTGGGCATCGCCCTTAAGAAGGCGCTTACCAGCATCATCTCCACCGGTTACAAAGGTCAAAGCTACGATGCTCTTTACGAAGCCTACGCTAAGGGCGATATTCGCACCGACAATACAGGCGCCATCTGGGATATCTACTCCGACATTCCTAGCGGCACTCCTCCATACTACTTCCAACCCAACCAAGACAGATGTGGCACCTACAAGAATGAGGGCGACTGCTTCAACCGCGAGCACTGCATCCCTCAAAGCTGGTTTAAGTCACAAAGTCCGATGGTGTCGGACTACCTGCATATCCTACCAACCGACGGAAAAGTTAACGGCATGAGAAGTAACTACCCATTTGGAGAGGTTGAATCGTCCACCTTTACCTCTATGAACGGAAGTAAGCTAGGAAATCCCAAAAAAGACTTGGGTATTTCGACCACCGTATTTGAGCCAATTGATGCCTACAAGGGCGATATTGCCCGCATCTACTTCTACTTTGTTACCCGCTACGCCGAAGATATTCACAAATGGGATAACAACGTATTTAGCAGCGACGACTTAGGATTAGATCCTTGGGTAATAAAAATGTTTATCCGCTGGCATAAAAACGACCCCGTAAGCGCCAAAGAGCAAAAAAGGAACGAGGTTGCCGAAGAGTTCCAGCACAACCGCAACCCATTTGTCGACCACCCAGAGTTTGTAGATCGCATTTGGGGAGCAGGAACTAGCAGCAAATCGGTGCAACGTCCCGTAAAATATCAGTATACCATAACCATAAAGTAG
- a CDS encoding DUF6359 domain-containing protein, with amino-acid sequence MKKFLTIALCATVALASCSKSDDETKPVIKGATQVKEDFNAGVKDAKVEVAGWSTALVKGTIDWKVGEFNTNRYPQITAYGAPAGEFESWLVSKAINVTDAKIKSFSFDAAMGYWADNSSLEVYVMTDSLPAKGNPIKLEAKLPTKESVQWGWYNSGNIDLSKYSGTIYIGFKYKATTTDPKVVTTFRLDNFKFNVEVAKGDVAENPFSVADVIATQDNSIKWVKGFVVGFAVSAQSGGGFSIKNSNFAAGDVTNIVLAPTKDETDPTKCIAVKLMTGAPRNELGLGTAANQVILQKEISLRGTVTASFGKPGMVDVADFKK; translated from the coding sequence ATGAAAAAATTCTTAACAATTGCCCTATGTGCTACCGTAGCACTGGCTTCTTGCTCTAAGAGCGATGACGAGACAAAGCCTGTAATAAAAGGAGCAACTCAAGTAAAAGAGGACTTCAATGCAGGAGTTAAAGATGCAAAGGTTGAAGTTGCAGGTTGGTCGACAGCCCTTGTAAAAGGAACTATTGACTGGAAAGTTGGTGAGTTTAACACCAACCGTTATCCTCAAATCACTGCATACGGAGCACCTGCAGGTGAGTTCGAAAGTTGGTTAGTATCTAAAGCCATCAATGTTACCGATGCTAAAATTAAAAGTTTTTCTTTTGATGCCGCAATGGGCTACTGGGCTGACAATAGTTCATTGGAAGTATATGTAATGACTGATTCTCTTCCTGCAAAAGGAAACCCTATCAAGTTAGAAGCAAAACTTCCAACCAAGGAGTCTGTTCAATGGGGATGGTACAATTCTGGGAACATCGATCTTTCTAAATATTCAGGAACGATCTACATTGGCTTTAAGTATAAAGCAACCACTACCGACCCAAAAGTTGTTACAACATTCCGTCTTGACAACTTCAAATTTAATGTAGAAGTAGCCAAAGGAGATGTTGCTGAAAATCCTTTTTCAGTAGCAGACGTAATCGCAACTCAGGATAATAGCATTAAATGGGTTAAAGGTTTTGTTGTAGGATTTGCTGTATCTGCTCAATCGGGTGGTGGATTCTCTATTAAGAACAGCAATTTTGCAGCAGGAGACGTAACTAACATTGTTTTAGCTCCAACAAAAGACGAAACAGATCCAACAAAGTGTATCGCTGTAAAATTAATGACAGGTGCCCCTAGAAATGAGCTAGGCCTAGGAACTGCAGCAAACCAAGTTATCCTTCAAAAAGAAATTTCTCTTAGAGGAACTGTAACTGCTTCTTTTGGAAAACCAGGAATGGTTGATGTAGCAGATTTCAAGAAATAA
- a CDS encoding endonuclease encodes MIAYEKPLPPSDSVLIQVKRSDGKIMHTYSSISQIPATGIPLDLGEYTIEGTPTNKRLPLFNRPSYGGSCNTNLNKSEANVTLTLKQANVAVQVNYSEKFKSEFTNYTTTISSPDGSLTYGSKEDRLGYFTSGPLEIKLTYTDKQGVVQNKIQKIDATSKQIAPGSTLALVFSHPDEENGGGNYEAYYLNALGKTGIELKKALTTIISTGYQAKSYNDLWSAYKIGDIRTDGTGAIWDVYSDIPLGKAPYLYQPGQDQCGSYSGEGSCYNREHTIPKSWFNDDTPMYSDYLHILPTDGYVNGRRSNYPYGEVGSASWTSRNGSKLGSAKSTLGYNGTVFEPIDDFKGDIARIYFYFVTRYADVLSKYDANNGSTEEVFNSNDLGLDQWTINMFLRWSKNDPVSPKERVRNNEAQKFQNNRNPYVDHPEFIEKIWGSNASNTAAKSKMVKVYYKVK; translated from the coding sequence ATGATTGCATATGAAAAACCACTTCCGCCATCGGATAGCGTTTTGATACAAGTGAAAAGATCTGACGGGAAAATTATGCACACCTATTCTTCAATTTCGCAAATACCAGCGACAGGAATACCGCTCGATCTTGGAGAATATACAATAGAAGGAACTCCAACCAATAAAAGATTACCGCTATTCAATCGTCCATCATACGGAGGTAGCTGTAATACGAATTTAAACAAATCGGAGGCAAACGTAACGCTAACATTAAAGCAAGCAAACGTTGCTGTTCAGGTAAACTACTCGGAAAAATTCAAATCTGAATTTACCAACTATACCACCACCATAAGCAGTCCAGACGGAAGCCTAACCTACGGAAGCAAGGAAGATCGCCTTGGATACTTTACCTCTGGACCTCTCGAAATAAAGCTCACATACACCGATAAGCAGGGCGTTGTACAGAATAAGATCCAAAAGATTGATGCTACAAGCAAACAAATTGCACCGGGTTCCACACTAGCCTTAGTTTTCAGTCATCCCGACGAAGAAAATGGAGGCGGGAATTACGAAGCCTACTACCTGAACGCTTTGGGCAAGACTGGTATCGAACTAAAAAAGGCTCTAACAACGATTATATCCACAGGATATCAGGCAAAATCGTACAACGATTTATGGTCGGCTTACAAAATTGGAGACATTAGAACAGATGGTACTGGTGCCATTTGGGATGTATACTCTGACATACCATTAGGGAAAGCCCCCTACCTTTATCAGCCAGGACAAGACCAGTGTGGATCGTACTCTGGCGAAGGCAGCTGTTACAATAGAGAGCACACCATCCCTAAGAGCTGGTTTAACGACGACACGCCCATGTATTCCGACTACCTACACATTTTGCCAACCGATGGATATGTAAATGGAAGAAGAAGTAACTACCCTTATGGAGAAGTAGGTTCTGCCTCTTGGACTTCAAGAAATGGAAGTAAGTTGGGCTCCGCAAAGTCTACCTTAGGCTACAACGGAACCGTGTTCGAACCTATAGACGACTTCAAAGGTGATATTGCACGCATTTACTTCTACTTCGTGACTAGATATGCCGATGTCTTAAGCAAATACGATGCAAACAATGGAAGTACAGAGGAAGTGTTTAACTCCAACGATCTGGGTCTCGACCAATGGACCATCAACATGTTTCTACGTTGGAGTAAAAATGATCCTGTCAGCCCAAAAGAACGAGTAAGAAATAACGAGGCTCAAAAGTTTCAAAACAACCGAAACCCATATGTAGACCATCCCGAATTTATCGAAAAGATTTGGGGCAGCAACGCTAGCAATACAGCGGCCAAAAGCAAAATGGTCAAAGTATACTATAAAGTCAAGTAA